Proteins encoded in a region of the Paenibacillus sp. W2I17 genome:
- the yidC gene encoding membrane protein insertase YidC, producing MEHKTNKGFTFTSGKGRIYGLIAILFAVMLLAGCSNNVSEITSSTPGFFNHYIVFPLSYLIQHIATIFNGSYGVAIIVITLVIRLALLPLMMRQAKSQQGTRVIMNAMKPEMDALKKKYEGKNDPADKQKLSQETMELYKKHKFNPLNIGCLPMLIQLPILSGIYTAIRLTPELSSHSFLWFKLGAPDYVLAVVVAVIYLIQAKVSQANMAPEQRKQFAIMGYLSPLMMAFFSLTAPAAMPLYWTVGGSFLVLQTLLFRKMYPVEHLQEPVVVEVSKKKNKKSSSAKPSRKPAKS from the coding sequence ATGGAACATAAGACTAACAAGGGATTCACTTTTACTTCGGGCAAGGGACGGATCTATGGCCTGATTGCCATTTTGTTTGCAGTCATGCTGCTTGCCGGATGCAGCAACAACGTGTCTGAGATTACTTCATCGACACCGGGATTTTTTAATCACTACATTGTATTTCCACTGTCGTATCTGATTCAGCATATTGCCACGATATTTAACGGAAGCTACGGGGTCGCGATTATTGTTATTACGCTGGTCATTCGTTTAGCACTGTTGCCCTTGATGATGCGTCAAGCCAAGTCCCAGCAGGGAACACGAGTCATCATGAACGCCATGAAACCCGAGATGGATGCGCTCAAGAAAAAATATGAAGGCAAAAATGATCCTGCTGATAAGCAAAAGCTGTCTCAGGAAACGATGGAGCTATACAAGAAACATAAGTTCAATCCGCTGAACATTGGTTGCTTGCCGATGCTCATTCAGTTGCCTATACTTTCAGGTATTTACACAGCCATCCGACTTACACCGGAGTTGTCCTCCCACTCGTTCCTGTGGTTCAAACTGGGAGCGCCGGACTACGTACTCGCTGTGGTGGTTGCGGTCATATATCTGATTCAAGCCAAGGTATCACAAGCCAACATGGCGCCTGAGCAGCGAAAACAGTTCGCCATCATGGGATATCTCTCCCCATTGATGATGGCATTCTTTTCTCTTACAGCTCCGGCAGCGATGCCGCTCTACTGGACCGTTGGGGGTTCGTTCCTGGTACTACAGACATTATTGTTCCGTAAAATGTACCCGGTGGAACACCTACAGGAGCCTGTGGTTGTGGAAGTAAGTAAGAAAAAGAATAAAAAATCCAGCTCCGCCAAACCTTCTCGGAAACCTGCAAAGTCTTAA